In one Brassica napus cultivar Da-Ae unplaced genomic scaffold, Da-Ae ScsIHWf_1458;HRSCAF=2049, whole genome shotgun sequence genomic region, the following are encoded:
- the LOC106406856 gene encoding extradiol ring-cleavage dioxygenase: MEKVNQTFFLSHGSPTLSIDDSLEARQFFKSWTNKVLPQKPKSILVISAHWDTKVPTVNTVLRNSTIHDFYGFPDPMYKLKYEAPGAIELGKRVKELLMGEEGMKRVDEDKNRGLDHGAWVPLMLMYPEADIPVCQLSVQSSQSGTYHYNMGKALAPLKDEGVLIIGSGSATHNLRKLDFNITNGSAVPWALAFDHWLRDSLLQGRYGDVNEWEEKAPNAKMAHPWPEHFYPLHVAMGAAGGDAKAEQIHTSWQLGTLSYSSYSFTSSL, translated from the exons ATGGAGAAAGTGAATCAAACGTTCTTCTTATCTCATGGCTCTCCTACATTGAGCATTGACGATAGCTTGGAAGCGAGACAGTTCTTCAAATCATGGACCAACAAAGTTCTGCCACAGAAACCCAAATCGATCTTGGTCATCTCCGCACATTGGGACACAAAAGTTCCAACCGTCAACACTGTTCTCCGCAATTCCACCATCCACGACTTCTATGGCTTCCCTGATCCCATGTAcaag CTGAAATATGAAGCACCTGGAGCTATTGAATTGGGGAAGAGGGTAAAAGAATTGTTAATGGGAGAAGAAGGAATGAAACGTGTTGATGAAGATAAAAACAGAGGACTGGATCATGGAGCTTGGGTTCCTCTTATGTTGATGTATCCAGAGGCGGACATACCTGTTTGCCAGCTCTCTGTTCAATCATCTCAAAGTGGGACTTACCATTACAACATGGGCAAAGCATTGGCTCCACTTAAAGACGAAGGTGTTCTTATCATTGGATCAGGAAGTGCTACTCACAACTTGAGGAAGCTTGACTTTAATATAACTAATGGCTCAGCTGTTCCTTGGGCTTTGGCGTTTGATCATTGGCTCCGAGATTCTCTTCTTCAAGGAAG ATATGGAGATGTGAATGAGTGGGAAGAGAAAGCCCCAAATGCGAAAATGGCGCATCCATGGCCTGAGCATTTTTACCCGCTACACGTTGCAATGGGTGCAGCAGGTGGTGATGCAAAGGCAGAGCAAATTCACACAAGCTGGCAGCTTGGTACTCTGTCTTATTCATCTTACAGCTTCACTTCTTCCCTTTGA